The genomic interval tcctgtcgctGCAGCACCGAACAATCCGGTGCATCCTCTGCCGCCCACCCTGAGATATCGATCACATCATCGGGTCCCTCtcagctcctctgctccagccttTCCAGCCCCCTCACATCTCTGTGTCTCCACGCTGGGCtctctccttgtccttcttaaactggggagcccagaactgctcCCAGTAACGCCCCATGCAGTAATTAACCCACCAAAAAGCCGCGGATGCAGAGGGAAGGGGACCAGCAGGTTCCCGGAGCCCGCGGAGGAGCCGTGAacttgcctgctcctgctgcaaaGCTTTCACGAAGGCGTTTTTCAGCCGGTTAGTGTGCTCGGCCTTCAGCGCCTTCTTCTGGTTGGAAGTCATGCACTGCTCGCACAGGATCTTGCCGTTCTTCTCCTGCTTCCAGTGCGGGGTGAAGTCGGTGCGGCACTGGGCGCAGACGAAGGGCTCCACGCGCAGGAGGGACGCGCAGCTTTTCCCTGGGGATCGCCACGAAACGGGAGTTTAGCTGGGAAAACGGGACCATTCCCCCCAGCCCCGTGTTCTCACACCACCCGGGAATGGCAGCGACGGGGCCGCATGGAGCCCCCCTAGAGCTGGGTAAGAGCGGGAGCTGTTCTCACAGCCTCTCGAGCCACGTGTTTGGCAAaacgaagagaagagaagagaagagaagagaagagaagagaagagaagagaagagaagagaagagaagagaagagaagagaagagaagagaagagaagagaagagaagagaagagaagagaagagaagagaagagaagagaagagaagagaagagaagagaagagaagagaagagaagtagaagagagtagagtagagtagagtagagtagaatagaatagaatagaatagaatagaatagaatagaatagaatagaatagaatagaatagaatagaatagaatagaatagaataggagtagaatagaatagaatagaatagaatagaatagaatagaatagaatagaatagaatagagtaaCATAGAGTAgaatagagtagagtagagtagagtagagtagaacagaacagaacagaacagaacagaacagaacaggttGGGTTGAAGGGAACTCCCCAGCTCATCgcagccatgagcagggacattgtcaccagctcagggtgctcagagccccgtccagcctggcctgggatgtctccagggatggttcagccaccacctctctgggtacctgggccaggctctcaccaccctcagggcaacaattccattCTATCCAGCCTCAATCTTTTAAtttaaacccatcaccccttgtcctgtcacaacaggccctgctcaaaagtctgtccccatctcttaAGCCCGGAAAGGCCAcattaaggtctccccggagcttctgttcttcccaactctcagcctgtcctcccattTCCATGCCCTTCTCTCCATGCCCACCAAGAGCTCGATCGAAGCCCCTCAGGAGGGGACTCAAAGACGGGCAGGGGGGTGCACCATGGGGGCAAACCGCCTCACCTTGGCTGTCGATAACGCTCTGCaccacctcctccagccccaCCATGTAGATGAACTCGCTGTTGGCCGCGCTGGGTAGGAAATGCAGGAGGGGAGCGGGCGGTTTGGGGGGCGGGATCTCCAGCAGCGTCTTCTCCAGCTGTTTGCGCAGGGCGAGCTTGGCGGCCGCCTGCGAGTTGGCCGCGTCGTTCAgagcgctggggctggggagcgGGGACGAGACCCTGTTCACGCTGCCGGGCTGGATGTGAGACGCGAGGTTCATATAGATGGCTGAAGACGACGTGCGCTGGCAAGGAACAGAAGAACTTGATTGCtggaggggaagaggagaggaggattAATACAGGAAATCAACGCTAGAGCTCAGCGACTAAGCCAACCTGGACGAGCCAGATTGCCTGCTCGCAACCTTTAGGTATCATCTGCAAACGTTCCCGAAGTGACTTGGGGAGACAACACGGAGCTCGTCTCGGCCCCTACATTAACCCATCGGTGCTGAGGAGCCTCCGGTTCATTGGAATTTGGGGCAGCTCGGGGAATTCAGCAGGTTTGGGACCCAGCGTCGACACCAATATCTGCTCCTCCGCTCCCAACCTCCAGTTCCATCTTCCACCATGAGCAGCTTTATTCCTGGTCCTCCGGTCGCTGGGATGCGCAGGAGCCTCTGGCACAATGGCGGCAAAGCACGAACACTTTGCCGACCCGAGGATGCAGCTTTCGCTGTTTTTTTTGTGATAAAAAGCCCTATTTCAGGGCCAGTTTGTCACCCGGCCCACCTGTTTCCCAGGGTACGAACGAACCCGCTGGGTGATCGAAACAGGGTCAGCTACCGAAGCTCGGGGGACGCGTCGTGTCGACGGAGAATAACACCCAGGAGACGAAAATAAAACTGGGGCAAACGGATTGAAGGCTGCGAACGCTCGGCTGATCGGGAAacgggaaaggaaaggaaggaaaaccaaTCCCAAAGCACTTAGTGCAACGTAGGCCCAGGAAAATTAATGGCAGAGCTGATCGGGGATCCAGATTTAAATAAGCAGATGATGAATTAACATCAATGATGAATTAACACCAATGAACCTACAACTAACGAATTAACACCAATGAACTTTTTGTAAAAGTAgctggttggggttttttccatCAAACACATAATTTGACAGTTGTTTGGATGCAAGACTTTCAGATTGCTGGGTTTATGATTTATAAATTGGCGCTATACCCTCGTTAGGACAGATTAAATGTCTTAAGGACTGGTGACAAACCCTGGAATTCATTAAGAGGGGTCGTTAATCTGGGCCCGTGTGCCAAGCGTTGCAGCCCTGGACGAGGAAAAGGGACCTGGAGAAAGGTTCGATGGCAGCGCCAGAACGGGGACGCGTTATcgcttttcttctccatttcccGTCCGACTTCCAAAAGTCAAACGAAGGGACCTAAGCGTCCTCAACTCCAGGGACCTCGGTGGCTCCGCAACGGGGAGTTTTCCATTATTTCTCATTCCGTTCTTCCACACGGGTCAAGGACACCATTGGGATGCAATTCCATGCAACATCCTCACGCCGAGCTCCACGCGGCGCTCAGACCCGCGCGGCGTTTCCTATTTCCCCTTCTCGTTAATCCCACCGGGCAACAACGCCGGCGCCAAGCGCGGGACCTACCGGCTGGTAGTTGATGGCTGGATTCATGCTCGGCGTTGTGGTGCGGATGAGGCCGGGTTTAGGAGGAACGCGCTGCCCCTGGAGCTGGGCCGGGTTCGGGGCGATCACGCGCTGCGACATGAGCATGTGGGGCAGAGTCGTGTTTGTGGCGGACCTAATGACGCTGTGACCCTGCGGAGAAACCACACGAGAAATGCATTTGGTGAGAGTTGAGGCAAAGGGGAACGCTGAGCTCCCCGTTTATCTGTAACTCGAGCTGCCTTCTGACACAAGACACCACAACTAAATGGTGACAGGAAAAGACTTTGTCTGCAGAAAGAACTTCCCACCCAAGCACGGGACAGCAGACTGGTCAAGTTGTAACCTCATCGAGGTGTTTGTAATTCCATCTGGGTGTCTGTAACCTCATCATGGTGTTTGTAACTTCATCTGGGTGTCtataacctcatccaggtgtttgtAACCTCACAGAGGTGTTTGTAACCCTCATCCAGGTGTCTGTAACCTCACCCAGGTGTCTGTAACTTCATCATGGTGTCTGTAACTTCATCATGGTGTTTGTAACCTCATCATGGTGTTTGTAACCTCATCACAGTGTCTGTAATCTCATCCAGGTGTTTGTAGCCTATCCAGTTgtctgtaacctcatctgggtgtttgtAACCTCATCGAGGTGTTTGTAACCTCATCAAGGTGTTTGTAACTTCATCCAGGTGTCTGTAACCTCATCCGGGTGTGTGCAGCCTATCCAGGTgtttgtaacctcatctgggtgtttgtAACTTCATCGAGGTGTTTGTAACCTCATCCGGGTGTCTGTAACCTCATCCGGGTGTTTGTAACCTCATCGAGGTGTTTGTAACCTTATCATGGTGTTTGTAACTTCATCCGGGtgtgtgtaacctcatccaggtgtgtGTAGCCTCATCCAGGTGTGTGTAATCTCATCCAGGTGTGTGTAATCTCATCCAGGTATGTGTAATCTCATCCAGGTGTGTGTAGCCTATCTGGGTGTTTGTAACCTCATCAAGGTGTTCACAGCCTCATCCAGGTGTTTGCAGCCTCATCCAGGTGTTTGTAACCTCATCATGGTATCTGTAACCTCACTGAGGTGTTTGTAGCCTATCCAGGTgtttgtaacctcatctgggtgtttgtaacctcatccaggtgtttgtAACCTCACTGAGGTGGTTGTAGCCTCATCCAGGTGTCTGTAACGTCGTGTTTGGCCCCGCAGAGGGGACGGCTCACCTGTAATGTCCTCAAGTTCTGAGGCTCGACGCCCTGAGCTCCGGGCCGGGAGGGCAGTTTGGACAGGCCCTGCTGCCCCACGTGTGCAGGCGACGGTTGCACGATAGACGCTGCGTTCTGGACAACCGGAGTCTGGATGAGAGAGAACATGAGAAATGGCATCAGGGCTGGGCGCTCCCGAAGGAGAGGAGGCGCAGAACCAACCTCCTCCACGTTATcccccgaaaataagacaggggcttattttcaggggggCGTCTTATCATCATAACCCTGAATTCTATTGTGAATTTCTTGTGACTCTGTTTCCTTTTTGCTGACCCTTTTGTCTTTTGAATGCGATTCTGCTTTTCCTGTTGAAGgatctgtctgtcctgctgcattaaTTGCTAATTAATTGTACTTTTTTACAAGCCTGGGCACTATTTAAATTGGCTTTTCTTTAACGAGGTGTAACTAGGGTTTATTTTTGAAGTAGGGCTTGTGTCTGGAGCATCCTGAAAAATgacactagggcttatttttggggtagggcttatttttggggtagggcttattttcggggaaaaAGGATACATCAACTATTAATACTTCAGAGCTGCGGAAATGCATCCTGAGGGTGACAAGCGCTGTGGGTTTGGTGCCGAAACATCACCCGGGAGCACAAAATGAGCGCGTCACAAACTCAGGGTAAAAAAGCCCGAGAGGAGAGTCGGTGTTGGGTGTTTGCCCGTGACCGGGTGTCTGCGAGGCCGATTCCTTCCCCTCAACCCCACTCAGCCCTCAGAGCTTCACCTTCTGCACCACGTTCTCCTTTTGCAGCTGactttgcctcagtttcttcAGCAACACCAGCCTGGCCTCCTCCAGCCGCAGCTCATCCCGGAGCTGCTTAATGAGCTGCTGCCGCTCCTCCAGGCTCTTCCCCTGCGAAAACGCCCAAAATTGGGCAAATTCAAAAAGCCGAAACCCGCCGCTGCGCCAAGATGGGGGGTGTAGAGCAAATAAGCGACGATGCGACGCGCACGGAAGTTACGGCGCTGCGCAGAAATCCCCTCGGCAAAGGGAGCGGCGCATGCCCCTCACCTTGAACATCTCCAGGTTCGCTGCTTTGAGTCTTTCCTCCATGCGAGAGCTGGAGCGGGGACTGGACGCCTCGTTATCGGAGAGGACGATGATATCGGGCGAGGGGGTTAATCGGCCCCTGTCCTGGTCGCTgaggaagagaaattaaaaataaggcCGAGTCGCAACACAATTGCGGAGACTGCAGCTCAGCACCGCGGCTTTAGGACACACGACTTCCATCCCCCTTCTCCAAAAGGGAAAAAGACTCCCTCAAAGTATTTTCTTGGCCAGGGTTGTTCTAAGTGAGCGAATGTGTGATGCAAATCCCACCTGCGGGAGGAGCGGTTGGGCGTTGATAATTAATAATTAAGCAGAGAGAAACGAGCGCCGCCAGGTGCTGGATGAGAGGGGCGATACCTCGGCCCCATATTGTTCAATACTCGAGATCATCGCTCCTCGCACGACGCTGGAGGTGAGAACGAGGTGAGCAAATCAAGCTGTAAATCCCCATCATTAACATCAGCTTCCTTCTCCCTCCCATACAAAAAGAGGCGAGAGGGGCCGTGCCAGCGTGGCACACGGGACCACGGGACGGGCTCTCCGTCACCCTCTCGCTCCAAATGGAGAGAAACGGGGTTTGCTGATAGGAATCAGGGTGAGAATCCGGAGAGCTGGAGGGAACCCAAAGCGGCTCCTGCAGACTCATCTCAGCAATGCCTGAGCAGCGGCTTTTCAGGAGCTTTCTTAAGCTCAGCAGAAGGCACCAGGGGCAGTTCGGGGGCGACTCCGTGCACCTGCATCAAATCTGGCCCCCGCTTAAATAAAGGAGCTTCTGTCGGTGCTAATGAGAAGTCCTGGTTTAACGAGAGCCTCCTCCGCTCTGCCATGGATTGTTGGGGCTTTTAACGCTAAATGGATGGATGGTGAAGAGTAAAACTCTGTCTGGTTTTGGggtggagaaggaaaggaaaagcaaggtaaGAATAGCGCTGAACGCTGGTTGGGAGAGCAAAGGGACCTCCCAGACACCAGGAGCGCTCCCCAGGCCGGCGAAATGTCCCTGATTTGGGATCTCCGGCCTGGTAAAGCCCGGGATTAACAACAGGCAAAGCTCCGGACTCCGGTTATTTGGCACCTACCTCCTCCTGGCGCTCATATCCACCGGCTCGTCGTTAATGTTCTCCTTGCCCGGCCGCCCCGCGGTCCTGCCGTCCCCGTGCGGCCTCAGGCTCCCGTTGAGCTTTTCCTCATAGACTTTGACCCCGTCCTGCTTCACCGGGAGCTCGTGCGGCACCTCGATGCCCGCCAGGTCTTTCCTCTTGAGCAGCGCCAGCATCTTCAAGCGCTCCATGGCCTCGTGGCCCTCCATCTTCAGCCTCTTGGCCAGAACGTCGTCCCGATCATCCGCTTGGTCCAGGCTCCGTTTCAAGAGGTTCAAGCGCAGGGCGTCTTCCGTCATTCTGTCCATCCTGCGAGGTGATATAAGGACGCGCGGTCAGTATCGCGGCTGCGGTTAGACCCGGTTTAACTCCCCCCGGGGAGCTATAAGCCCGGCCTACCCCTCGGGGAGCGCCGGCCTCCCCCGCGCCGGGATGTGCCATAACCTGCACGTTTTTAATCCCCATCCTAAAGCGGCCCCGGCGGGAGTTTCCCAAGCGCCAGGAAAGGCGAGAGCGGCCCCGAGTCCCCAAAAACGGAGCCGCCATCCCTCGCTCGGCATTAAAACACCGCTCGACGGGATCAACGCGAAACGGGAGGCGGAAAACGCGGAGCGCGGGGTGAGCGAACGTGCGATGCAAATCCCACCTGCGGGAGGAGCGGTCGGGCGTTGATAATTAACAATTAATAATTAAGCAGAGAGAAACGAGTGTCGCCAGGCGCTGGATGAGAGGGGGTGATACCTCGGCCCATATTGTCCAATACTTACTCAAAAAGATCATTGCTCCTCACACAGCATCAAAGACAAGGATGGAAACGTCGATACTCCAAGTCTACATTTAAAGGTCGCCCCGTAGAAGTAAATCTGCTCAGCTCCTTACGCTACCTGGGCCTAGTCTCAGTTTTTGTTAAGCCCGCCTGCAGTGGTGCCTCCGATGCTTCATTCGCAGCTTTTGCGCCATCAACTTTTGCTTCTTGAGctcccaaaacacccaaaaccccCCAGCGTGTGGTTTTAGTCCTGGTTTACGCTCCGGGGCGAAGGTGCGGACGGGATCATCCACCCACAGCTCCAGCTGCACGAACGCCCCGTGgccaagaaatgcagggaaagggggaaaaggagcCCGACCCAACCCCAACCTGTGCTGATAAGAAACCAAAATGAATAACGAGAATAAAAGGCGAGCGAGCTCCATCGGCAAACGGAGCAGGACCAGCTCGGCGAGGCCTTGATGGCGGCAAATAACCGGGGGATAATTCAGAATGGAAACGTTTTGGGGAGAGATGGGAGAAATCTGAGTGGTTTTCTCACCTGGAAGCTTGGGAATAATTCCACGTGATCCAGGGAGAACGATGAGGCCAAAACGGGTGGATTTGGGGCATTTTAGGTGAGCTCATACGGCCCTTCCGAATTAAAATCAAGCCAAATTTCTACCGGGAAAACGTCCTAAATCCCCTATAATTCCACACCTCCTGAAACGCAGGACATCAATGTGGTGCGAAGGGGATGAACCACGGCAAGAAAACAACGCGAACCTGCCATAAAACATCTCCCGTCTTCTCCATATTCAGGGGGAGCGCCGCCAAATTCCTTCGACTCGCCCGGCTGGTCTCTCGGCACAAAACGGCACGTCGACGGGAACCAAATATAACCGGGCAAGCACGGGCGAGCCACCCAAACCGCCGCTTCCCGCCCCCGGCCTAGCGAGTGACCCCGGGTTAAATCGAAGCTCAAATCGGGTTGTTTGA from Patagioenas fasciata isolate bPatFas1 chromosome 30, bPatFas1.hap1, whole genome shotgun sequence carries:
- the GATAD2B gene encoding transcriptional repressor p66-beta codes for the protein MDRMTEDALRLNLLKRSLDQADDRDDVLAKRLKMEGHEAMERLKMLALLKRKDLAGIEVPHELPVKQDGVKVYEEKLNGSLRPHGDGRTAGRPGKENINDEPVDMSARRSDQDRGRLTPSPDIIVLSDNEASSPRSSSRMEERLKAANLEMFKGKSLEERQQLIKQLRDELRLEEARLVLLKKLRQSQLQKENVVQKTPVVQNAASIVQPSPAHVGQQGLSKLPSRPGAQGVEPQNLRTLQGHSVIRSATNTTLPHMLMSQRVIAPNPAQLQGQRVPPKPGLIRTTTPSMNPAINYQPQSSSSVPCQRTSSSAIYMNLASHIQPGSVNRVSSPLPSPSALNDAANSQAAAKLALRKQLEKTLLEIPPPKPPAPLLHFLPSAANSEFIYMVGLEEVVQSVIDSQGKSCASLLRVEPFVCAQCRTDFTPHWKQEKNGKILCEQCMTSNQKKALKAEHTNRLKNAFVKALQQEQEIEQRLQQQAALSPTAAPAVSSVSKQDNIMRHHTLRQAPQPQGALQRGIPTSARSMLSNFAQAPQLSVAGGLLGMPGVNIAYLNAGIGGHKASSLADRQREYLLDMIPPRSISQSISGQK